The DNA sequence GCGGGATTCCGGCTGGTGATTAAAAGAGGTCTGGAGAATGGGACGGCCTGATGAAAAATCACCTTTCCGGTAAATCCGCCCCCCAGGATCACTAAAGGCAGAGACGAAGTCTTCATGTGAATCAAGCCTATCACATTTCAATTGCCATGCAGTAAAAAAAAGGCACCTCAAGGGAAGGTCGAGGTGCCGATCACTCTATCGTTATAGAGCTGAATTTACTTCTTGGCGTGAACAGTTCTCCTGTCGTGTCGCAGATCCCTTCTGTCAGTACGGCGATCATGACGATCGTGACGAAGATTTTTTCGATCGGCATGAAGATCTCTCTTATCAGTCCGAACTTGAGCCCGGGCTTTTTCCGCGCCCGCCTTGTCTCCTTCTCTGTTTTCAGCGGCAAGTTGACGACGATCTTGTCTCAAGGCCTGTTTGTCCTGAACAATCTCCTTCTTATCCTGCCGGATATTCTCCCTATCTTTTCTTACTTCCTGACGATCTTGTTTGACCTCGCCCTCCGCACCCATGGCAGGCAGAACACCCAATCCGAGAATAGCACCTAAAGCGACTGTTATGGTGAAGTTTCTAATCATAGAACTGCTCCTTACAAAAAGGTTATCCTAAATGTCAAAGTGCTTATTTTGTTCTTAAATTATACCCCGGAAATTCAGGTCGTCAAACCTCCTTGAAGTTCTTTTCGAAATCATTGTAAAGTGATATTCTGGTTTTCCATTCATTCAGACCCTTAACCATTCCGAGCGATAAATGTCCTCAATACCACCTAAGGATAATTCTCTTCAGTTTCCTCATTTTATAGTACTTAAGGCCTCTGCGGGTTCCGGAAAGACCTATGCCCTGACCCGAAGAATAATTCAATTTCTTCTCTTTGAGAAAATTCCGCGAAATCAGCTGAAAAATATACTTGCTGTAACCTTTTCGAATAATGCCGCAAAGGAGATGAAAGAAAGGACGCTGAGTTGGCTTAAAGAAATCTATTTCGGAAATAAAAAGAAGCTGGCCGAGTTGTCAGATGGAACTCCCGCTCGGTGCGAGGTAATGCAAGAGCGGGCCGGCAGATTAATCGAGGAAATCCTGGGCAATTTTGCAGATTTTCAGATCAAAACGATCGATAGCTTTATGACCACTGTCTTTAAATCTTCCGCGATTGATTTTGGATACAACGTTGATTTTGAAATTCTGATGGACAATCGTTCTCTCATGGAATATGCATTCGAGCTTTTCCTGAGAAACGTCAGGGAAGGGAGTCCGGAAGCAGCCGCGCTGGAGGAGATTGTGGACTCACTTCTTGATTTCCAGAAAGAAGACGGAGCCTTTCTTTGGATTCCTTCGAAACGCCTGCTGGAAGAAAGCCGAAAAGTTTATCGTAAACTTTCTTCGGAGAGTAAAGAGGTGGAAATTGAAGAATTTGAATACGAACTGAAGAAATTACGAATCGATATCTCCCATTGCGTCGAAGAAATCGAGCGTGAAATTGAACAGTCTGGATTGAAGAGACACGGACAATCGGGCTACCTGGCCGTATTAAAGCAGGTTCGGCAACGAAGATTCCAGGATCTGGGCGGAAAGCCCTATCGGGTTCCTCCTGTTTCGAAACCTTCCAACGCGGAAGAAGAGAAGAATCGCAAGTCCCATGAAAAGATTTTAGGGCAATGGAATCAATTTCGAGATCTGGCAAACAGATTAACCGTCATTTCATGCCGCTCAAAATACAATCCTTATATCAAAACCTATCTTGCTTTTACCCGCCATCTCGACAACGCCAAAAAGCGGCAAGGCAAAATATTTATTGAAGATATCAATCATGATCTTTCGAAATATCTCAATGAACAGATCGTTCCGGATATCTATTTTCGCATGGGGGAGAGGATATATCACTTTCTGATCGACGAATTTCAAGACACTTCACCCGTTCAATGGAAAAATCTCTTTCCTTTAATAGAAAACTCTCTTTCGCAGGGCGGGAGTCTGTTTCTGGTGGGAGATACGAAACAGTCCATCTATGGTTTTCGGAACGCCGACTACACCATAATGAAAGATTTGGAACTTGTTAATCCTTTTCCGTCCGCGGCACACGAGGTCCGGGAACTCAATATCAATTACAGAAGTAAGAAGAAGATTCTTGAATTTAATGAAAATATATTTAAGACCCGTCTTTTGCTGAATTCTGATTACTATCAGGCAGGCAAAAGAAGCGGTTTAACGGATTATGTGCAAGAAGCAGAACAGAATATTGACAACGACGGATATGTGGAAGTGTCTCTTTTCGAGGTGAGCGAAGAGGTTGAAGCCGAAAAGGAGAAAATACAGGAAAAGATCGTCGATTTGCGTTTGAGAGGCTACGGTTACAGAGACCTGGCGATTCTGACTCAAACCAACGAGCATGCGGTTAGAGTCACCTCGTGGCTGAATGAAAAGGGAATTCCTTTTATTTCGTACAGCAGTCTCGATATCCGAAGAAGAAAAGTCATTGGGGAATTGATTGCCCTGCTCACATTTTTTGACTCTCCCACGGATCATTTCTCCTTTGCAAATTTTTTACTCGGAGAGATATTCGCGACCCTGCTCCGGCGCGATTTTCCGGACTTCGATCCGGCGCAGCTCAGGAATTTCTGTTTTGAATACAAAATGCGCTCTCCTCTTTATAAGGGATTTCAGGAAAGATATCCCTTTCTCTGGAAAAAGTATTTTGAGACCCTTTTAAAGGTTTCGGGATTTCTTCCGCTCTATGACCTGGTCACGGAGATTTATTCCATTTTTGAACTTTTTCAAAACAAGCCGGGAGAAGAGGCTGCGCTCATCAAATTTCTTGAGGTGGCCAACGAATTTGAAAAAAAAGGGACAAACCACCTTTCCGATTTTCTGGCCACCACCGAT is a window from the Nitrospirota bacterium genome containing:
- a CDS encoding UvrD-helicase domain-containing protein, whose translation is MSSIPPKDNSLQFPHFIVLKASAGSGKTYALTRRIIQFLLFEKIPRNQLKNILAVTFSNNAAKEMKERTLSWLKEIYFGNKKKLAELSDGTPARCEVMQERAGRLIEEILGNFADFQIKTIDSFMTTVFKSSAIDFGYNVDFEILMDNRSLMEYAFELFLRNVREGSPEAAALEEIVDSLLDFQKEDGAFLWIPSKRLLEESRKVYRKLSSESKEVEIEEFEYELKKLRIDISHCVEEIEREIEQSGLKRHGQSGYLAVLKQVRQRRFQDLGGKPYRVPPVSKPSNAEEEKNRKSHEKILGQWNQFRDLANRLTVISCRSKYNPYIKTYLAFTRHLDNAKKRQGKIFIEDINHDLSKYLNEQIVPDIYFRMGERIYHFLIDEFQDTSPVQWKNLFPLIENSLSQGGSLFLVGDTKQSIYGFRNADYTIMKDLELVNPFPSAAHEVRELNINYRSKKKILEFNENIFKTRLLLNSDYYQAGKRSGLTDYVQEAEQNIDNDGYVEVSLFEVSEEVEAEKEKIQEKIVDLRLRGYGYRDLAILTQTNEHAVRVTSWLNEKGIPFISYSSLDIRRRKVIGELIALLTFFDSPTDHFSFANFLLGEIFATLLRRDFPDFDPAQLRNFCFEYKMRSPLYKGFQERYPFLWKKYFETLLKVSGFLPLYDLVTEIYSIFELFQNKPGEEAALIKFLEVANEFEKKGTNHLSDFLATTDENDNGNDSWELSVPKNFEAVNVMTIHKAKGLGFPVVILLLYEVKNRGFEFILEEVPGAIHLLKINKGEALCDETLHALYEKEQVREWVNRLNTLYVGLTRPERELHIMGMFKKKENFPFFLFPSGERPPAPNPVYLSETVGEMSPVEIRSIQYGERKREFPLSHARFVAPEERKRGEWIHRILFDIHDLETDIRAQVRNIIDRIKEETHEAYYDPEIERLIETLMMNRHINPFFTYLPGRVIKNEQEFVDASGRLLRMDRVVVDLDRVTVMEYKTGREKRAYENDKDQLKKYLRIAQEIYPDKAAAGLLIYVDRNEVEKFV